Within the Rhodopirellula bahusiensis genome, the region CATTTGGTCAGTGAAGGTTTCGTTGAATCCAGCACCCAGTTTGCTGGCCATCGCGGCAACGTCTTTTTCGATGCCACCTCCACCGCCAAGAGTGGAACCGATCAACGCTGGCAGTTCACCAACTTTGTCGGTCACCCCTTTGAGCCAGTTCTCACCGATCGACTTACCTTCGGGGTTCTCCGACTGTTTCAACAAAGCGGCTTCGCTGGCCTCTTTGGTGAGTGCGTTCAATTCCTTTTGGGCTGCAATCCTTTGTTCGCGAAGCATTTTCCCGAACTCGGGGACCTTGATGTCGAACGTTAGCGAGTCACCCGCTAGGAACTTGAATGCTTCGGCAGCGGCGGCGGCTGGATTGGTGATGATCTTCACCACCGTTTTGGCTGCCTCAAATGCTGCACCCACCCACCACACGAAGAACTTTTTGACCGTTGCGGCAAGCTTCGGCGACAGCTTCACGAATGCGTGATAGATGCCCTCTAAACCAGTTGCGACAGCAACCTTGACGCCAGCCATCCCGACGCTTGCAGCCAATCCCCAGTTACCCGCGCTGATCGCGTTCGTGATCCCTTCGAACGTTTGTTTCGCAACGCTCATCAGGCTACGCAAGATTCCTGTGGTCTCTTCCAACGCATCGGACAACAAACCGCTCTTGTAAGCCATCACGCCAAACACCACGCCCAAGCCGACGCCCGCAACGGCGATGCCGACGATGGGCGCGATGATAGGTGAAAGGGCGGCCGTGATCCCAGCCGATGCGATGCCAACAATCGTTTGCAATCCGGCAATCGTCGCTCCGGCAAACATCAGGGCACCGGATGCACCAATCGCCGCGATCCCGACGCCAGTGATGGCGAACGCCGCTGCACCCAACCCGGCAACCAGTGACGGGTTGTTCTGGATCCAGTCCGTTGAGGCGCGTGTGAATCCCACGAAGGCCTTGCCCGCCACCATCAACGGTTCTTTGATGGATTCACCAATCGCAATGGCTGCGCCCTCGAGCGACGACATGATCGTCGTGCCAAGTCCACCAAGCCCGGATTGCATGGTCGCGGCCATGGTGTCGGCGGTGACTGTGGCGTCCACCATCTTGAGCCGCATCGAGTCCACTTCGTTGCCTGCATCCGAAAGGATCAAAGCGGACTTGCCGCTGATCTTGCCGAACAACTCCATGGACAGGGCGAGCTTGTCGGGGCCCGCCATGTTCTGGGTTTGCTTGCCGAAGTCCCGCATGATGTCGAGCATTGGGCGGAACTCTCCGCTGGTGTCCTTCACCGTCACGCCCAAGGCTTCCATCTGCT harbors:
- a CDS encoding phage tail tape measure protein; this encodes MARDINIKIGATDTASAVFAKVAKNLNKMNTGLDKVGTSFQSMGSFSGAAGRRLAAAGGAITGAFAIATRTFARFDDSMAAVSAKSGATGESLMGLRDLAKELGSTTKFSASEAASGMEFLAQAGFKTEQIMSAIGPALSLATAGGVELNEAADIASNVAAGFGLSADEFGRVADVMARAATSANTDILMMGETFNQSASIAKTAGQSIEETAAALGLLANSGVQASSAGTDIKNVLSRLAEGDVQKQMEALGVTVKDTSGEFRPMLDIMRDFGKQTQNMAGPDKLALSMELFGKISGKSALILSDAGNEVDSMRLKMVDATVTADTMAATMQSGLGGLGTTIMSSLEGAAIAIGESIKEPLMVAGKAFVGFTRASTDWIQNNPSLVAGLGAAAFAITGVGIAAIGASGALMFAGATIAGLQTIVGIASAGITAALSPIIAPIVGIAVAGVGLGVVFGVMAYKSGLLSDALEETTGILRSLMSVAKQTFEGITNAISAGNWGLAASVGMAGVKVAVATGLEGIYHAFVKLSPKLAATVKKFFVWWVGAAFEAAKTVVKIITNPAAAAAEAFKFLAGDSLTFDIKVPEFGKMLREQRIAAQKELNALTKEASEAALLKQSENPEGKSIGENWLKGVTDKVGELPALIGSTLGGGGGIEKDVAAMASKLGAGFNETFTDQMKGIGGNFPSFKLGDRDQPISQLGRSKSIEIQATQGRLLTGGVANSESELRASEANQRKQQLAKNNSLLERSNAALDIIAKHITKPDPNKPFELKVIT